CCACACCTTGCTCCCGTCTTTCGCATCCAAGCACGCGGTGCCCATGTGCCCGAAGTGGACGTACACTTTGCCGTCCTCGACCACCGGTGTCGGACTGGCGTGGCTGTTCTTCTTGTGGGGTTTCGGCGCCTCCGCGCCTTGCTTGAATACCTCTTGGTCCCATTCGATGTCGCCAGTTTTCACGTCCAAACGCACCGCGCGGAGCGAGTAACCCTCTCCCTGAGAAACGGCGGTCGTCAGATAAACCTTTCCGCCCGCGACCGCCGGCGACGACCAACCCAACCCCGGTAACTCTTTGCGCCACGTCACGTTCTTTTTGGTGTCCCATTCGGTCGGCAGTTTCGCGTCCGCGTGTCCGTTGCCGGCCGGTCCGCGGAACTGGTTCCAGTCGGCTGCAAGTAGGGTGGGAGCGAGTGCGAATGCGAGCGCGAAACGGGAGACGAACCGGTGCATGCGCGGACTCCGAGCGAGAAGGGCTTGGTGGCGGGAGAGTGTTACACACTTTATGTCGAAATCGGCGCCGGGTCTTTCGGAAAGTCAGTGACCGGACGAACGGCGGGCCGCCCCGACGTGGGCGGACCCGCGAATCGTGGCTAACAATTCTCCATATTTCGCCACTTTGGGCTGACATTCGAGTAACACGCACACCCAAAATGCGCTCCTGACCTGACGCACGCGACATTGAATCTTGCGAACGGCGCGGCGTAAGCCCGCCGGTGTTTTCAGAGGTCATTCGCTACAAGTTTTTCGGGTACGGTGTGAGCCATTGTGGTGGGCGCCACCGGCGGGCTTACGCCGCACCGTTCGCAAGGCGCCATTCAACAACACCCGCCCCGCGTCACGGTAGAATAGCCGCCATGAAACTCATCGTGAAAACCGTCCTGGTGCTGCTGGCGCTCACGAGCGTGGGCATCATGGCCGCGCTTCAGTTCCAACCCGTAGGCGCCCCCGGACCCGCGCCTCTGACCGCGTTCGGCGATTCGACCATCCGCGCGAAAGCGGGCGCGTCCGACATCGTCATTCGCACCACCGCGCGCACGGCCGGGGCGATCCACTCGCTGACGTGGGGCGGGAAGGCGTTCGTGGACAGCTTCGACCACGGGCGGCAAATCCAGTCGGCATCGAACTTCGACAGCGGGCAGAAGTTCGTCCCCGAGGTGTTCAACCCGACCGAAGCCGGGAGCATGGCCGACGGGCGCGGGGCGACTTCCACGGGCAAGTTGCTCGAGCTGAGCGCGAAGGAAAACGAACTCGTGACGCTCAACCGGATGGCGTTCTGGCTGAAGCCGGGGGAGAAGTCGCTGGGTAATCCCGCGCGGAACACGGTCGCGCTATCGGACCACTACCTCGCGAAGCGCGTCATCATCGGCTACAAGGAACTGTCCCACGCGATCGAGTACCGAGTTACGTTTCTCGTTCCGAGCGGCGAGAAGCACACCTACGCGCAGTTCGAGGCGGTCACGGGGTACATGCCGCCCGAGTTCGACACGTTCCTCCGGTTCAATGCGAAGGAAGGGAAATTGCAACCGCTCACCGATGGCCCAGGCGAGCAAGCCGACCCGGTCGTGTTGGGCACAGCCGACGGCAAGCACGCAATGGGCGTGTACGCGCCGGATCTACCGAGTAGGGGATTTGAGGGCGCCGGGTACGGGCGGTTCCGCTTCGTGCCGGAAAAGGTGGTGAAGTGGAACTGCGTTTTCCGTTTGAGGAATCAGGACGGTGTTCCCGGTGGCGACCACCAGTTCCGGTGCTTCGTTGTTGTGGGCACGACCGCGAATTGCGAAGTGACGCTTACCGCGCTGCACAACGAGTTCGCGAAGTAGCGGGCCGCACGAGCCGTGAGGCGGGCGCGCGCCGGCGCTGGCACGGTAGACCCGCGACCCCTATTACAACGGTTCCGATTGTAGTGACGGGGCAACCGCGCCGGGCGCAATGGTGAGTGCGCGCGGGCTGCATTCCCGGCTCTGATTCGCTATCATCGCGCTCATCGGACGTGTCGCCACCCGAGGTCCGCGTGATCCGGTTTAACTGTCCCAACTGCAGCCGACACTACGAACTGCCGCCCGCGCTAGCGTTCCTCCCGCTGGTGTGCAAGCAGTGCGGTCACCACATCACGCCTCCGGCCTCGGAACCCGATCCGCCCCCTCCCCCCGCTCCGCCGCCTGTGCCGGTCCAGCCGAAGCCGGTCGCTCCAGCAGTGCCGCCGAAGGCCCCGCTACCGGTCGCCAAGATCGTTGCGCCCCCACCGGGTGCGAAACCCCCGACCGCGAAGTTACCCCCACCGGCCGATGTGAAACCGCCGGTCGCGAAGCCGCCGGCTCCCCCGGCCGACGATACCGACGTGTTCGTGACGAAGCCGGATTCGACGCCGGACATCGACTTCAACGTGGGCGGGCCGACGGCCTCGAGCCTCAGTGACGCGGCCCGCATCTGGCCCCCGGGGGCGAGCGACGCGAACCAGGCCAGTTCGCCGGAACTCGAAAGCACGGTGGGACCAACCTCCACCACGGAAGCGCACGCGGCTCCGGGAATCGACCTCAAGTTGCTCGGCCCGGAACCCCCGCGCACGCCCCCGCCTTCCAAGCGTACTCCCCAACCACCGGAGCCCGAGCCGGAACTCGAGGAGCGGCCCGAACCGACGCTGGTGCCGTTCATCGCCGATCTGGTCGCGTTCGTCGTGCTGGTCGTGGTCGGGATGTTCGTTGGCGAAATGCTGGCGAAGAAAACAACGGGCGAGGTGCTCTCGACGGCCGGGTCCGCGCCGACGTTCCCGCCGCCCGATTTACTCTTGTGGGGCGGTCCGCCCGCGGTGTTCGCGCTAATCTATCTGCTGCTCAGCAGCCGGAAGTTGAGCGTGGGTGAGTGGCTGCGCCGCAGGCGCGCCCAGTAAACAAATTGCTGCATCATTTACCGCGTGCGCCCGGCCTCGGCCGCGATCGACGCCCGGCGCGTGCCCGAGCCGAGTGACGGGAGGTCGGGCGCGGTGCCGGGGTTCACTTGGCGGGCGCGGATCACGAGCACCCGCTGGCGCGGCTGCCCGTTCGCTTCCACGCTGAAGAGCGCGGCGCCGAGCGTGTCCGACTGGTCCGCCTGCCACCCGATGACCAGGTACTCGTTGCGGCCGAGCGGGGCATCGAACGCGAGGGGCTGGTACCGGACCAGCGGAACCTCTTCGTGCTTCACGAACCCGGTCGCGTCCGCGGACGGGCGCAGGAACAGTTGCCGCTCGCCGTGCTGGAGCTGCGGTTCGCACCACACCCGCACGCGGCGGTCGCTCGTCGGTTCCGGGCGCACGAGGATGCCGCCCCGCGCCTGTTTCAGTTCGACCGGCTTGCGCTGGCCGGCGAGGTCCGTGAGGACGGTGAACTCGCACCGCTCGTTCGGCCCGCTGGTCGGCAGCACTTCTTCCTTGCGGTTCGCGAACGTGAGCCCGCGCCCGCCGATCGCCTCCGAATCGGATTCGAGGAGCGTTTGGAACCGCGCCGGGAGCGCCCCGGAGATGACGCCCGCGCGGAGCCCGTTCTCGCTCAGGAGCACCTGCATTTCGGACGAGCCGATCGGCAGCGTCGCGGCCCAGAGGTCGCGGTCGAGGAACCGGTCCCCGACGGGGCGCTCGAGGATGATCGACTCGAGCTGGATGCCCTCGACCTGCTGCACCGGCGCGAGGGACCGGGCCACGGACGCGAGCGACGGTTTTTCGGTGCGGGTCAAGCACCCGCACGCGGTTCCCGCGCACAACGCCACAATCACCGAACGCACCCACGCCCGCCGCATCGGTTCGCACGCCTTGGGTATCTAAAGGTTTCACCCGCGTGCATAGCTTCGGTGGTGGCTGGGGTCAATCTCGATTTTGAGCACAAGAATGCACAGGGTGTCCCTGTAGATTTTGGCAACGCTCAAGCGGCGGTCCAGAAGTCGTGCCAGTCTGGGGTCTCGATGACGGCCGCCAGTTCCACCAGCGGCCCGACGTGTTCCACGCGCCACCGCGCGCCGGTTAGTTTCATCCGGCGATTCACCAACTGCTTCACCGAACCCTCGATTAACCCGCTGCCGATACTCCGACCATTTGCCAGCCGTTGCGCGTAGCCCAACCGCGTCGGGTGCGAGCCGAGGTAACGCGCCAACGCCCGCAACACGTCTCCGTTGGATTCCGACGGCAACGCGCCGAACGTATCGGCGATCCACCGCTCGATCCCGGCTTTCCCATCCGTCACCACGGCCAACAAGGCGCTCTGCCGACGAGCGGTCGCCTCCGCCGTCTCACCCCAGATCGCCTTCACCGCAGTCCCGATGTGCTCGATCGCGTGATACACGTCCAATACACCGGCGGCCTGGGGCAACACATCGGCCGCCAGATTCCAGATCCACTCCGCGCCGTCACCCAATACCGTCACGTCGCTGGCGGTGGTCACCTTCAGGCGATCCGCCTCCGCTCGCACGCGCTCCGCGAAAATGCTCGCGCCCTCGACGTTGGCCACCACGGTCCGAATCGTTGGGGGCGGCAACACGCGGTCGCTCCACTTTTCGGGCGTCGCGGACTTCCCCCGCTCTCGCTTGCAAACCACGCCCAACTTGATGTCCCGCCATCCGGTCGTGGTGTTCACCTTCCCGGCGTCGATTTGCACCTCGACGACTCCCCCGGCCGTTGCGAATCGTTCGGCGTCGGCGCGATGCTCGCGGGAGGCCCTCAGACTCTTCGCGGCGGCGTGTGTGAGTTGGCGAATCACCTCGTCGTCTAACTCCCAACCGGCCAACTCACGCAGCGTTACTTCCGCACGCGCAAAGGAATCCCTCGCACCGGCCAGAACCGCCATCCGCTGTGCGGCGGTCGTTACATACCCCTCGGCTCCCAGAACGGCATCGGCCGGGAACGCTCCGCCATCGGCGCGGATGGCGTACTGACGGCGGAGGCGGATGCGCCCGAGTGCCGTCAAGAGCCAGCGGGGGCGTCGTCCTTTGAGCCTGCTGCCCGACTTTTTTGGGAAGCATCGGTGGTGTCGGCGCGACTCTGGACGGCGGAAGCCAACGTGTCGCGGACGAGTTCGCGTCCGGAGTCGAGGGCGACTCGTTCACAAGCGGCCAGTACCGTACCATCGGGAGCGGTGGCACCGACGTGTCGCATCTGAGCGAAAAACGCCAGCGCCTGCTCCAAAATCAGTCGTTCCGCGTCGGTCTGGTACTCGATGGTTAGCGTCGGCATCCGTGCCTCCCAGAGTCAAAAAGTGCAAGGACCAACAGCCTAACCACTACCGCCTGCCAAAATCTACAGGGACACCCGAATGCACAGGGCTTCCGCCCTGTGCTACAAACGCCGGCCGCTCCGCGGCGGAAGAGGGTTCTGGTCTTCGCCCCGGAGGGGCCGTCTTCCGTAACAGGGCGGAAGCCCTGTGCGCCCTGTGGTTCAATACTTAGCGAGGTCGCCCCCCTTACCCAGTCCCAAACCATCGACGACTTGCTTGGCCCCGTCGGTCAGGAACTTCAGTTCGCTGTTCACCGCGATGAACTGCCAGCCGTCCGCGATGCGCGATTTCGCTTCTTCGATGCTGAACGTGTGAATGCCGGCGGGCACACCGATCCGCTTCGCGGCGGCCAGGATGTCCGCGAGGGCCTGCTTGAAGACGTCCGGGTGCGGCGGTTTGCCGTCCGCGCTGCGCATGCTCGCGGCGAGGTCGTTGGGGCCGACGAACACCGCGTCGATACCGGGCACGGAGTACACTTCCTCGAAGTTCCGCACGGCCTGAATGTGCTCGCACTGGAGCACGATGAGGATCTCGTCGTTCGCTTTCGCGTAATAGTCCACCGGGTTCGCGGCGAAGTTCAGCGCGTGAACGCTCCCGCCGACGCTCCGCGTGCCGAACGGCGGGTACAGGCACGCGCTCACGGCGTCCTCGGCCTCCTGGCGCGTGTTCACCATCGGCACCACGACGCCGAACCCGCCGTTGTCGAGGACGCGCTTGATGTGGTCGTGCCGGTTGGAGGGCACGCGCACGAGCGGCACGCTCCCGGCATCCGCGATCGACGCGATCATGTGCGTGGTGGTCTCGACGTTGACGAGCGAGTGCTCGACGTCGACGGTGAGCCAGTCGAAACCAGCGCGCGCGAGGAACCGCGACGCGGTGACGCTGCCGAGCGAGAGCCAGGTTCCGACCGTGGGTTTACCGGACTTCAAGAGTTGCTTAACGGGATTGGTGCGCATGGGGGTTCCGGGGGAGGAGGGTACGCACCTGTTGTATCGCGGTTCAGTCGAAGAACTCGGCGTTGCGTCGGAGGAACAGCGTGTACGCGCCGAAGAACCCGCAGATCGCGAGGCCGCCCGCGATCAGTTCGGGGTCGCGAACCCCGGCGAACGCCCCGATCGTGAGGCCGGCCGCGCTCACGATTTTCACGAGGTTCAGCCGCATTGCCCAGGTGTGGGCGTAGTCGCTGAGGCGCAGCAGGCCGTAAGCGAGCGGCAGTTCGAGCAGTTGAAGGATTCCGGTGATGCCCATCGCGCTCATGCGCTGGCCGGGCGGCGCGTTGAAGACGGCCCACGCGAACCACCCCAGCGCCAGCACCAGTGAGACGAGCACGAAGCCGAGCAGGACGAACCACCGGCGGGCGGACATGGCGGGCCTGTTTTCTGTGACGCGGGGGCACCAACGACCGGGTCGGCCGTGCGTCCCAAACGCGCGATGCCGATTCCCTCAATCTGTCATTCGCTCGCGGACGGTGATTTCTTCACACTCAACTGTTGCACTTCCTTCCAGATTTCGCCGTAGGCCTCCTTGTCGAACGGCGGGCACCCGGTCGCGTACTGGCCCAGCGGGTGCTGCTTCGCGCGCATGATTGCCGTGCAGTAGCTGAACGTGCGGCAGACGCGCTTGCGGTCGAGCTTGCCGCTATCGAGCAACTGGCGCACCCAATCGGGTTGAGCCAGCGTTCCGCGCCCCACGCCCACGATGCTAACGCGACCGTCGCGGACGTTCGCCGCGGCGCCTTGTGGCAAGAATTCCTGCAGGTAGCTGTACCCCGTGCCCACCAGCGCGAGATCGGGGAACGCCCTCTGAATGGCCTCGGCCGCCCGGAAGTGCCGGTCCACGCCGGTGAGCGGGTGCTCGGGAGATTCGTAGCCGTCCGGCGGCGGGTACTCGAACGGGCGCCCGTAGTGCGGCTGCGCGTATGGGTTTCCCATCGTTGCGTTTACGAGCGACACGCCCAGCCCGCGCATGTCCGCGATCCAGCGCAGCGGTTCGGTGAGGTCCACCGTAAAGGGATGACTCTCGGACATCCCCCAGCCGTTCACCAGCGGTAGCGCGTGGGTATCCGGTGTGCCGTCGGCGTTGGCGGCTTTGTGAAACGGGATGCCGTCGTACACGTTCATCCGCGTGGCGATGACGATGTGATTTGGGACCGCTTCGCGCACGGCCTGAATCGTCTCGCGCGCGAAGCGGGTGCGGTTCTCGTAGCTGCCGCCGTAGGGACCGGGCCGGTTCCGCGCGCCGAGCAACTCGTTCAACAGGTAGCGGTGGCACTGCTTGATGTCGATGAAGTCAAAGCCCACCTCCACCGCGAGCTGCGCCGCGCGAACGTAGTCGTCGACGAGGTGCTTCAGCTCGTCGTCGGTAATCAGTGGGTAATCGGCCGTGACCCGCGCGCCGGTCGCCCGGTTCGCGGTCGTGCGCGGATCGAGGATCGGGTCGTGCGTGGCGATGATCGGGCGCGGGTGGCTGTAGCGCCCGGAGTGCGTCAGTTGCAGGCCGAAGAGCAGGTCGGAGTCGGTCCCGTTCGCGTCGCGGTGGGCGCTGCGGCACTCGGCGACAATTCGCGCGAACGCCGACTTGGTGGATTCGTTAAGTAAGATTTGCCGGGAGTTGGCGCGCGCCTGCTGCGTGACGGCGCAGGCCTCGCCCCAGAGGAGTTTCGCCCCACCCGCCCCGAACCGCTGGTACCGCCGGAACGTGAGTTCCCCCGGTGAGCCGTCGGGTTCGCCATCGCACCCTTCCATCGGGTGAACGCACCACCGGTTGCCGACGGTGCGCGGCCCGACGGGGCGGGGCTGGAACAGCGGCGCGAGGTCGTCGGAGAACCGCAAATCGATCCCGAGCCGCGCGTTCTCCGCTTCCAGTTCCGCGACCGACTTGTACTTGAAGAACTTGGCCATTGGTGGTTGGCTAGCGAGTAGAGAGATGGACCCGGGTACTGTACTCCCGCCCGCGTTCGGAACCACCCGGCGCTGCGCCGTTACAAACGTATTTCGTGGTCGCCTCGCATTTGCCGAAATGTTAAGGTAGTCTGTATCGTCGCGTCCTCTCCTCGCTGTCGCCGAGGGTTGAACCATGTTCTCAAAGTTCGCTCGTGTTGCCGGGCTGTGTGGCGCCCTACTGGTGGTGTCGAGTCCGGCCGCACCGGGGGCCACACCGAAGGAGATCGACCGCGCGCTCAAGGCCGGCACCGACGCCCTGAAATCCGGGTACAACCAGAAGGGCGGGGCCGGCTTCGGCAGCGCGAACCTGGCCAACCACGGGGTCGGCCCGACGTGCCTCACCGGGCTGGCGCTCCTGGAAGCGGGCACGCCGATCGACGACCCCGCGGTGAAGACGATCACCGCCCGGGTCCGGGACGCGGCGTACACGCAGAACCAAACGTACCAGGTCGCGCTGTGCCTGATGTACCTCGACCGCCTCGGCGACGCGGCCGACGTGCCGGTCATCCAGATGCTCGCGGCGCGCCTGATCGTCGGCCAGACGGCCGGCGGCGGTTGGACGTATCAAACCTGCGGGGGCGTCTCCGCGGAAACCGCGACGTGGCTCAAGAACAACCTCCAACCGAACCAACTGGTCGCCGGCGCGAACGGGAAGCCGCCCAAGTTGCACCCGGACGTCGAGAAGTACGGCCAGGCCCTGGTCGCCGACCGGACCCAAGGGGGCGCGACGGTCGGGTTCGGGGACGATAACTCGAACACGCAATTCGCCATCATCGCGATCTGGATGTCCCGCAAGCACGGCGCGCCCGTGGAGGACACCCTCGACCGCATCGAAAAGCGGTTCATGGGCTCGCAGGACCCGCGCACCGGGAACTGGTCGTACTCCGGGGGGATGCCCGGTCCCGCGGGCGTCGGCGGGATGCCCGGGAGCCCTTCGATGTACTGCGCGGGCTTGCTCGGTATGGCCACCGG
The Gemmata palustris DNA segment above includes these coding regions:
- a CDS encoding HpcH/HpaI aldolase family protein; the encoded protein is MRTNPVKQLLKSGKPTVGTWLSLGSVTASRFLARAGFDWLTVDVEHSLVNVETTTHMIASIADAGSVPLVRVPSNRHDHIKRVLDNGGFGVVVPMVNTRQEAEDAVSACLYPPFGTRSVGGSVHALNFAANPVDYYAKANDEILIVLQCEHIQAVRNFEEVYSVPGIDAVFVGPNDLAASMRSADGKPPHPDVFKQALADILAAAKRIGVPAGIHTFSIEEAKSRIADGWQFIAVNSELKFLTDGAKQVVDGLGLGKGGDLAKY
- a CDS encoding oxidoreductase, coding for MAKFFKYKSVAELEAENARLGIDLRFSDDLAPLFQPRPVGPRTVGNRWCVHPMEGCDGEPDGSPGELTFRRYQRFGAGGAKLLWGEACAVTQQARANSRQILLNESTKSAFARIVAECRSAHRDANGTDSDLLFGLQLTHSGRYSHPRPIIATHDPILDPRTTANRATGARVTADYPLITDDELKHLVDDYVRAAQLAVEVGFDFIDIKQCHRYLLNELLGARNRPGPYGGSYENRTRFARETIQAVREAVPNHIVIATRMNVYDGIPFHKAANADGTPDTHALPLVNGWGMSESHPFTVDLTEPLRWIADMRGLGVSLVNATMGNPYAQPHYGRPFEYPPPDGYESPEHPLTGVDRHFRAAEAIQRAFPDLALVGTGYSYLQEFLPQGAAANVRDGRVSIVGVGRGTLAQPDWVRQLLDSGKLDRKRVCRTFSYCTAIMRAKQHPLGQYATGCPPFDKEAYGEIWKEVQQLSVKKSPSASE